A genome region from Deltaproteobacteria bacterium CG11_big_fil_rev_8_21_14_0_20_42_23 includes the following:
- a CDS encoding sodium:alanine symporter family protein encodes MLEALQAFFSFVTGPFLLIVLLGTGIFLTLRLRFIQIRGLKEGIKITRGAYDDPLDPGDVSHFKALCAALSATVGVGNIAGVAAAIGLGGPGAIFWMWMTAFLGMAIKCTECTLAQMFRTTDKAGNIAGGPMYYIERGLGKNWKWLAVVFAFFTVFASFGIGNMVQSNQVAQVLQSSFGVSPYLSGLVIAVLTGLVIVGGVKRIGQVASFLVPFMAVLYIGAALFILFLNADKVFACLALIVSEAFAPTSIAGGAVGSAIMLSMRAGVTRGLFSNESGLGSAPIIHAAAKTTVPFREGLVALLEPFTDTIIICTMTALVILCTGTWQGGMSDAPLTAAAFEAGFSGGAYVVTFSIVLFAFSTAISWSYYGDRAAEYLLGEKVVLPFRLLYCVFLFVGAFASAKAHWITQVWNYADIANLLMAFPNLLALWMLSGLVVKARNEYFGK; translated from the coding sequence ATGCTAGAAGCTTTACAAGCGTTTTTTTCATTTGTGACCGGCCCGTTCTTACTTATTGTTCTCTTAGGAACGGGCATTTTTTTAACCCTTCGCCTCCGTTTCATCCAGATTCGAGGCCTCAAAGAAGGAATTAAAATTACACGCGGTGCTTATGATGATCCGCTTGATCCTGGTGATGTAAGCCACTTTAAAGCTTTGTGTGCCGCGCTTTCAGCCACAGTTGGAGTGGGGAATATCGCGGGAGTTGCAGCTGCCATAGGTCTTGGCGGTCCGGGAGCAATTTTTTGGATGTGGATGACGGCTTTTCTCGGCATGGCCATCAAGTGTACCGAGTGTACCTTGGCGCAAATGTTTCGCACCACAGACAAGGCCGGTAATATTGCCGGTGGGCCGATGTATTACATCGAGCGTGGGCTGGGAAAAAATTGGAAGTGGCTTGCGGTGGTGTTTGCTTTTTTCACCGTGTTTGCTTCGTTTGGCATTGGCAATATGGTGCAGTCCAATCAGGTTGCGCAAGTTTTGCAAAGTAGCTTTGGAGTTTCACCTTACTTAAGTGGTTTGGTGATTGCGGTCTTAACTGGGCTTGTCATTGTGGGCGGAGTAAAACGCATTGGCCAAGTGGCAAGTTTTTTGGTTCCCTTTATGGCGGTGCTCTATATTGGTGCAGCACTCTTCATTTTGTTTCTCAACGCAGACAAGGTTTTTGCTTGTCTTGCTCTTATTGTGAGCGAAGCGTTTGCTCCCACTTCCATAGCAGGTGGTGCCGTGGGAAGTGCGATAATGCTATCAATGCGGGCAGGTGTAACTCGTGGGCTTTTTTCAAATGAATCAGGTTTAGGTTCAGCTCCTATTATTCATGCCGCAGCAAAAACCACCGTTCCTTTTCGCGAAGGCTTGGTTGCACTGCTGGAACCATTTACAGACACCATTATTATTTGCACCATGACAGCCTTGGTTATTTTGTGCACTGGCACTTGGCAAGGTGGAATGAGTGACGCGCCTCTCACCGCAGCAGCTTTTGAAGCGGGTTTCTCCGGTGGTGCTTATGTGGTGACGTTTTCGATAGTGCTCTTTGCTTTTTCAACGGCGATTAGCTGGAGTTATTACGGCGATCGCGCGGCAGAATATTTGTTGGGCGAAAAAGTAGTGTTGCCGTTTCGTTTACTCTACTGCGTGTTTTTATTTGTGGGTGCGTTTGCAAGTGCAAAAGCCCATTGGATTACACAGGTGTGGAATTATGCAGACATCGCAAACTTGTTGATGGCATTTCCCAACTTGTTAGCGTTGTGGATGCTTTCGGGGTTAGTAGTGAAGGCGCGAAACGAATATTTTGGGAAGTGA
- a CDS encoding nucleoside-diphosphate kinase, whose product MAAERTLAMVKPDAVRKGVIGEILNRIENNNLKIVGIKMHHLSKQKAEGFYAVHQGKPFFEELVTFMASGPSVALVLEGDNAVAKWREVMGATNPEEAAEGTLRKDFGSNIGNNAVHGSDATAAAAQEIAFFFEKNEIVDYEWD is encoded by the coding sequence ATGGCAGCAGAAAGAACACTTGCAATGGTAAAACCCGACGCGGTTCGTAAAGGGGTTATCGGAGAAATTCTTAACCGTATCGAAAACAACAACCTTAAAATTGTTGGCATTAAAATGCACCACCTCAGCAAGCAAAAGGCTGAAGGTTTTTATGCTGTTCATCAAGGTAAACCTTTCTTTGAAGAACTTGTTACCTTCATGGCGTCTGGCCCTTCTGTGGCGCTGGTTTTAGAAGGCGACAACGCTGTAGCAAAATGGCGCGAAGTCATGGGAGCTACCAACCCTGAAGAAGCTGCTGAAGGCACGCTTCGTAAAGATTTTGGAAGCAACATCGGCAACAACGCGGTTCATGGTTCAGATGCAACTGCAGCAGCAGCTCAAGAGATTGCTTTCTTCTTCGAGAAAAATGAAATTGTTGATTACGAGTGGGATTAA